A single region of the Lusitaniella coriacea LEGE 07157 genome encodes:
- a CDS encoding DUF1997 domain-containing protein, translating into MHSQIRNRKFEIFSEVESAFADAHLSAEQIETTTPVLFDFETHFQGGMGMYSDPQTVAEYLNDHDGWFCRCAQPMAAEPLGENGYTLIIGKFGSFGYEVEPKMGVVLLPPDCGVYNMHSIPVPGYTPPGYEVDYRASMQLAEIPSQEIDWGVKGKFKNTGFELPPVVTQVEWQLHLKVTVQFPKFIYKLPQSLIQTTGDRLLAQIVRQISPRLTLKVQKDFHARLGLPVPPKQSRHFSSTTRNREES; encoded by the coding sequence ATGCACTCACAAATTCGCAATCGCAAGTTTGAAATTTTTTCAGAGGTTGAGTCTGCATTCGCCGACGCGCATCTGAGTGCGGAACAAATTGAAACCACAACCCCAGTCCTCTTCGATTTCGAGACTCATTTTCAAGGAGGAATGGGGATGTATAGCGATCCCCAAACCGTGGCGGAATACCTCAACGACCACGACGGTTGGTTTTGTCGCTGCGCCCAACCAATGGCGGCAGAACCCTTGGGAGAGAATGGATACACCCTGATCATTGGGAAATTTGGCTCCTTTGGCTACGAAGTCGAACCGAAAATGGGAGTCGTCCTCCTGCCACCAGATTGCGGTGTTTATAATATGCACAGCATTCCCGTTCCAGGTTATACGCCTCCGGGTTATGAAGTCGATTATCGAGCTTCAATGCAATTGGCAGAAATTCCTTCCCAAGAAATCGATTGGGGAGTTAAGGGAAAGTTCAAGAATACAGGATTTGAACTCCCCCCCGTTGTCACCCAAGTTGAGTGGCAATTGCACCTTAAGGTGACCGTTCAGTTTCCCAAGTTTATCTATAAGTTGCCCCAATCTTTGATTCAAACCACAGGAGATCGCCTCCTCGCTCAAATCGTGCGACAAATCTCTCCTCGCTTGACCCTCAAGGTACAGAAAGACTTCCACGCTCGCTTGGGTTTGCCCGTACCGCCCAAACAGTCTCGCCACTTTTCCAGTACGACGCGAAATCGCGAGGAAAGCTAA
- a CDS encoding SDR family oxidoreductase — protein sequence MKAFVAGATGQTGRRIVRELVKRGIPVRAMVRDLKKGQELLPEEVEFAIADLFDPESINRAIADCTVILCATGASPSLDFTEPYRVDCEGTKALIDRAKAKGIEHFVLVSSLCASQFFHPLNLFWLVLYWKKQAEEYLQNSGLTYTIVRPGGLSNEDNANSLVMSAADTLFEGSIPRTKVAEVCVAALSQPAAGNKIVEIIAQPDAPSQTWEQLFTSV from the coding sequence ATGAAAGCTTTCGTAGCGGGTGCAACCGGACAAACCGGACGGCGTATTGTTCGAGAATTGGTCAAACGGGGGATTCCCGTTCGGGCGATGGTGCGGGATTTGAAAAAGGGTCAAGAATTGTTACCAGAGGAGGTGGAGTTCGCGATCGCGGATCTTTTTGACCCAGAAAGTATCAATCGCGCGATCGCAGACTGTACGGTGATTCTCTGTGCCACAGGCGCAAGTCCTTCCCTCGACTTCACCGAACCGTATCGCGTGGACTGCGAAGGAACGAAAGCGTTAATCGATCGGGCAAAAGCCAAGGGAATCGAGCATTTTGTCCTCGTTTCCTCCCTGTGCGCCTCTCAATTTTTTCATCCCCTCAACCTCTTTTGGCTCGTTCTCTACTGGAAAAAACAAGCCGAAGAGTATCTACAAAATAGCGGGTTAACCTATACAATCGTGCGACCGGGGGGATTGTCGAACGAAGATAATGCCAATTCCCTGGTCATGTCCGCCGCAGACACGCTCTTTGAGGGCAGCATTCCGAGAACCAAAGTGGCAGAAGTTTGTGTTGCCGCACTCTCTCAACCTGCCGCAGGCAATAAAATTGTGGAAATTATCGCCCAACCCGACGCTCCCTCGCAAACCTGGGAGCAATTATTTACTAGCGTCTAA
- a CDS encoding dipeptide ABC transporter ATP-binding protein yields MANNLLSVENLRVAYPTRQWQAEVEWAVDGVSFAIAPGERLGFVGESGCGKSTLGRASMRLLPKSSWVEGEVKFEDRLVFSLDPHQLRQFRGEVVALVFQDPMTRLDPLMTIGNHCIETLQAHQPQLSRSQAKENAIAVLEAVKIPASRWDQYPHEFSGGMRQRVAIALALLLDPKLIIADEPTTSLDVTVASEILQELTRLCKERNLALMLISHDLAMIGEYCDRVAVMYDGKIVEMGNTQTLLSHPQHQYTRSLLNAALLLKRQKAEGRGQKEGQGDRDTESEGRGAMLAPELDNAESEGRDAMLASGEEKAEILLGVTDLKQHYTLEAGFLQNLLSRKNTTIKAVDGVSFDLRKGETFGLVGESGCGKSTLSRTILQLVRATSGSVTFLGKEITQLPETEIRKMRRHIQMIFQDPLACLNPLMSVGESIADPLLIHKLATPTEAKKRVEQVLERVSLTPVSDYYYRYPRELSGGQQQRVAIARALITQPQLIICDEPVSMLDATVQTQVLELMQSLKDEFNLTYLFITHDLTVARFFCDRIAVMNAGQIVELGTAEDIFTQPQHPYTQTLLSAAPHL; encoded by the coding sequence GTGGCGAATAATTTATTAAGCGTTGAAAATTTAAGAGTTGCTTATCCAACCCGTCAATGGCAAGCTGAGGTTGAATGGGCGGTGGATGGAGTTTCTTTCGCGATCGCGCCCGGAGAACGGTTGGGATTTGTGGGAGAATCGGGATGCGGCAAATCGACCCTAGGACGCGCTTCAATGCGCCTGTTGCCCAAATCTTCTTGGGTGGAAGGGGAAGTTAAATTTGAAGATCGTTTGGTATTTTCCCTCGATCCCCATCAATTGCGACAATTTCGTGGAGAAGTGGTGGCGTTGGTGTTCCAAGATCCCATGACGCGCCTCGATCCCTTGATGACGATTGGCAATCATTGCATTGAGACATTGCAAGCGCACCAACCGCAATTGTCTCGTTCTCAAGCCAAGGAAAACGCGATCGCGGTATTAGAAGCTGTTAAAATTCCTGCAAGTCGCTGGGATCAGTATCCCCACGAGTTTAGCGGCGGGATGCGCCAGCGCGTTGCCATTGCCCTTGCACTCCTCCTCGATCCAAAATTAATTATTGCCGACGAACCAACAACGAGTTTAGATGTTACCGTCGCCTCGGAAATTTTGCAGGAACTCACCCGCCTGTGCAAAGAACGCAACCTCGCGCTGATGTTGATCTCCCACGATCTCGCAATGATTGGGGAATACTGCGATCGCGTGGCGGTTATGTACGACGGTAAAATTGTTGAAATGGGGAATACTCAAACCCTGCTTTCTCATCCTCAACATCAATATACGCGATCGCTCCTCAATGCAGCGCTGCTGCTTAAAAGGCAGAAGGCAGAGGGCAGAGGGCAGAAGGAGGGACAGGGAGACAGGGACACGGAGAGTGAGGGTAGGGGCGCAATGCTTGCGCCCGAATTGGATAACGCAGAGAGTGAGGGTAGGGACGCAATGCTTGCGTCTGGAGAAGAGAAAGCAGAAATCTTGCTCGGCGTGACCGATCTCAAACAACACTACACCCTAGAAGCAGGCTTTTTGCAAAACCTTCTGTCTCGGAAAAACACAACCATTAAAGCCGTTGATGGAGTTAGTTTCGATCTCCGCAAAGGGGAAACCTTCGGTTTAGTAGGAGAATCCGGTTGCGGAAAAAGCACCCTCTCCCGCACCATATTGCAACTCGTTCGCGCAACATCGGGAAGCGTCACCTTCTTGGGGAAAGAAATAACCCAACTTCCCGAAACCGAGATTCGCAAGATGCGCCGCCACATTCAAATGATTTTCCAAGATCCCCTCGCCTGCTTGAACCCTTTAATGTCCGTTGGCGAAAGTATTGCCGATCCCCTTTTAATCCACAAACTGGCAACCCCAACCGAAGCCAAAAAACGGGTCGAACAAGTGTTGGAGCGCGTCAGTTTGACCCCCGTCTCGGACTATTATTATCGCTATCCGAGGGAATTATCCGGAGGACAACAACAGCGTGTCGCGATCGCGCGCGCCTTGATTACCCAACCGCAACTTATCATTTGCGACGAACCCGTCAGTATGCTCGATGCAACCGTCCAAACCCAGGTTCTCGAACTGATGCAATCCCTTAAAGACGAATTCAATCTCACCTATTTATTTATCACCCACGACCTCACCGTCGCGCGATTTTTCTGCGATCGCATTGCCGTGATGAACGCGGGTCAAATCGTCGAACTCGGAACCGCCGAGGACATTTTCACTCAACCGCAACACCCCTACACTCAAACATTATTAAGCGCTGCACCCCATTTATGA
- a CDS encoding S9 family peptidase, with product MKQRLFLPWVCLFLVTFWSAIAMTPSSAQLSWQSPPEPIDQILNTPLPPASTLSPNHRWFVEVERPPFPPLTDLAQPKLSLAGLQINPKTNGPANRYTFGRLTYRALPDGKPQTPNLPEDARLSFFNWSTDGERLAFALERETGWELWMLDLPSGKTQSLSEPILNATYGTPCRWLPGDEGLICKIVPDDRGAPPEAPSVPSGPAIEENLGRKAPARTYTNLLKNPQDEALFEYYLTSRLEKISLTRDRTPILPPTLIDEAIPSPNGESILLSTLHRPFSYQVPLSRFPKTTQVVNLQDKSLYTVAELPLADNIPIKFGSVRPGRREISWRADRAATLYWIEALDGGDAAREVAQRDALVELPSPFTAEPQTLWKSEYRFDDITWGREDTALVSEWWYDNRKSRIWKINPQNPTLEPQLIIERNYQDRYSDPGTPLTTLGDYGKRVLRFARDRESLYFEGRGASESGVYPFLDRRSLVTGKTERLWQAKNPYYERIEDIIDDRASQIVTRRQSKIDPPNFFIVRRTEPSKSLQLTDYQDPAPQFTQVGKEVIQYERADGVKLTATLYLPPNYDPEKDGALPTIFWVYPEEFKDAATAGQITTAENAFSRPYGSSVLFLLLRGYAVLDNPTLPIIGEGDREPNDTYVEQLLMGAEAAVREVVRRGVSDPQRLVIGGHSYGAFTAANLLAHSDLFQAGIARSGAYNRTLTPFGFQGEQRNFWEATQIYMQMSPFTHAAKINEPLLLIHGADDNNSGTYPVQSERFYEALKGLGGTVRWVELPYEGHGYRSRESIGHVLWEMVRWCDRYT from the coding sequence ATGAAGCAACGCCTTTTCTTACCTTGGGTATGTCTATTTTTAGTTACATTTTGGAGCGCGATCGCGATGACCCCTAGTTCCGCTCAACTCTCCTGGCAATCACCCCCGGAACCCATCGATCAAATTCTCAACACTCCCCTTCCCCCCGCCTCAACCCTCTCTCCCAACCATCGCTGGTTTGTTGAAGTCGAACGCCCTCCCTTTCCCCCTTTAACGGACTTAGCGCAACCCAAACTCTCTCTTGCGGGACTGCAAATTAATCCCAAAACTAATGGGCCCGCCAATCGCTACACCTTTGGTCGCCTAACCTATCGCGCCCTTCCCGACGGGAAACCCCAAACCCCAAACCTTCCCGAAGACGCTCGCCTCAGTTTCTTCAATTGGTCAACGGACGGAGAGCGACTCGCCTTTGCCTTGGAACGGGAAACGGGTTGGGAATTGTGGATGCTCGATTTACCCTCCGGAAAAACCCAATCTCTGAGCGAACCCATTCTCAATGCCACCTACGGCACGCCCTGTCGCTGGTTGCCGGGGGATGAGGGCTTAATTTGCAAAATCGTCCCTGACGATCGCGGAGCGCCCCCAGAAGCGCCTTCTGTCCCCTCTGGCCCTGCCATTGAAGAAAATCTCGGACGCAAAGCCCCCGCGCGAACCTATACCAATTTGCTAAAAAATCCCCAGGATGAGGCGTTATTTGAGTACTATTTAACGTCGCGTTTAGAGAAAATTTCCTTGACGCGCGATCGCACGCCGATTCTTCCCCCCACCCTCATCGACGAAGCAATCCCTTCTCCCAATGGAGAATCCATCCTCCTTTCCACCCTACACCGCCCTTTCTCCTACCAAGTTCCGCTCTCTCGCTTTCCCAAAACCACTCAAGTTGTTAATCTCCAAGACAAATCCCTCTATACCGTTGCAGAACTCCCTTTAGCGGATAATATTCCCATTAAATTCGGCTCTGTGCGTCCCGGACGGCGAGAAATTAGTTGGAGAGCCGATCGCGCGGCGACATTATATTGGATTGAAGCCTTAGATGGCGGAGATGCGGCGCGGGAAGTAGCGCAACGAGATGCCCTAGTGGAACTTCCATCCCCTTTTACCGCCGAACCCCAAACCCTCTGGAAATCGGAATACCGTTTTGACGACATCACTTGGGGACGGGAGGATACAGCGCTTGTCTCTGAATGGTGGTACGACAATCGCAAATCGCGAATCTGGAAGATTAATCCCCAAAACCCCACCCTTGAACCCCAACTCATAATCGAACGCAACTATCAAGATCGATACAGCGATCCCGGCACGCCTTTAACCACTTTAGGCGATTACGGAAAAAGGGTTTTGCGTTTTGCGCGCGATCGCGAATCGCTTTATTTTGAGGGGAGAGGTGCTTCTGAATCTGGCGTATATCCCTTTTTAGATCGGCGATCCCTCGTTACAGGGAAAACCGAACGATTGTGGCAGGCGAAAAATCCCTACTACGAACGGATTGAAGACATTATCGACGATCGCGCATCCCAAATCGTCACGCGGCGACAATCTAAAATCGACCCCCCCAATTTCTTCATTGTTCGGCGAACAGAACCCTCGAAATCCCTACAACTCACGGATTATCAAGACCCCGCGCCGCAATTCACCCAAGTTGGCAAAGAAGTCATTCAATACGAAAGAGCGGATGGGGTGAAATTAACCGCAACTCTCTATCTCCCTCCCAACTACGATCCCGAAAAAGATGGGGCATTACCCACAATCTTCTGGGTCTATCCAGAGGAGTTTAAAGATGCTGCAACCGCCGGACAAATTACGACTGCGGAAAATGCTTTCAGTCGCCCCTACGGCTCTTCGGTATTATTCCTCTTGCTGCGCGGATATGCCGTATTAGACAATCCCACTCTACCGATTATTGGGGAAGGAGACAGGGAACCCAATGACACCTATGTCGAGCAATTGCTCATGGGCGCGGAAGCTGCGGTGCGAGAAGTGGTGCGTCGCGGGGTTTCCGATCCCCAACGCTTGGTCATTGGCGGTCACTCTTACGGCGCATTTACTGCGGCAAATTTGTTGGCGCACAGCGACTTGTTTCAAGCAGGAATTGCCCGCAGTGGCGCTTATAACCGTACCCTAACGCCCTTTGGGTTCCAGGGAGAACAGCGCAATTTTTGGGAAGCGACCCAAATTTATATGCAAATGTCGCCGTTTACCCATGCGGCTAAAATTAACGAACCGTTGCTTTTGATTCACGGTGCAGACGACAATAATTCCGGGACGTATCCCGTCCAAAGCGAACGCTTTTATGAAGCGCTTAAGGGTTTGGGGGGAACGGTACGCTGGGTTGAATTACCCTACGAGGGACACGGCTATCGATCGCGCGAGAGTATCGGTCACGTTCTTTGGGAGATGGTTCGTTGGTGCGATCGTTATACCTAA
- a CDS encoding Uma2 family endonuclease, which produces MLLELRQLRIQPGQQLLLEEVSWQQFENILTELGEHRAARLSYSNGRLEIMVPLPEHEKAKEMIGDIVKILLEAQQIAFESLGSTTLKNERMTQAVEPDTCFYIQNQAAVIGKNRLDMSIDPPPDLAIEIDLTSRTQLDNYRILGVPELWRYRQQELQIHILQGGQYVESNSSSAFPGIPIIELVNRAIRQSQVSGRTQAIQVFRSWVRENL; this is translated from the coding sequence ATGCTATTGGAGCTGAGACAGTTGAGGATTCAACCCGGTCAGCAATTACTTCTTGAGGAGGTAAGCTGGCAACAATTTGAAAATATCTTAACGGAATTAGGAGAACATCGCGCTGCTCGGCTTTCCTACAGTAACGGTCGATTGGAAATTATGGTTCCCCTACCCGAACATGAAAAAGCCAAGGAAATGATTGGCGATATAGTCAAAATTTTGCTGGAGGCACAACAAATTGCGTTTGAGTCGTTAGGTTCGACAACTTTGAAGAACGAGCGCATGACTCAAGCCGTTGAACCGGATACCTGCTTTTACATTCAAAATCAAGCAGCCGTTATCGGGAAAAATCGCCTCGATATGAGTATTGATCCGCCGCCAGACTTAGCCATCGAAATTGACCTGACCTCTCGCACTCAGTTGGATAACTATCGGATTCTCGGCGTTCCAGAACTCTGGCGATACAGGCAACAAGAGTTACAGATTCACATTCTGCAAGGCGGACAATATGTAGAGTCCAATTCTAGTTCCGCGTTTCCAGGTATCCCCATTATCGAGTTGGTGAATCGAGCCATTCGGCAGAGTCAAGTTTCTGGCAGAACTCAAGCGATTCAAGTTTTTAGAAGTTGGGTACGGGAAAATCTTTAG
- a CDS encoding zf-TFIIB domain-containing protein produces MKCPKCSKEELVDSVLADDLAVKTCKACKGSWIASEDYQTWQAKQPQEKVTPEELGEKLNIEFGQSPLDTRAALCPECSRYLSRAKVKLKTPFFVDRCQQCSGIWCDYGEWDILAQLGLHRSIEQLFERKWQAQVEQQQLLNSERQAMVEKMGDKVAEQVFEIAEVLSQHPHGDFALAYLMRKVVSLQETQRR; encoded by the coding sequence ATGAAGTGTCCCAAATGTTCTAAAGAAGAACTGGTTGATAGCGTACTTGCCGATGATTTAGCGGTCAAGACCTGTAAAGCGTGTAAGGGGAGTTGGATTGCGTCGGAGGACTATCAAACCTGGCAAGCGAAACAACCCCAAGAAAAAGTGACTCCGGAGGAATTAGGGGAAAAATTAAACATAGAATTTGGGCAATCCCCTCTCGATACGCGAGCAGCATTGTGTCCGGAATGCAGTCGCTATTTATCTCGTGCAAAAGTTAAGCTGAAAACGCCTTTTTTTGTGGATCGCTGCCAGCAATGCAGCGGAATTTGGTGCGATTATGGGGAATGGGATATTCTGGCTCAATTGGGTTTGCATAGATCCATCGAACAACTATTCGAGCGTAAATGGCAAGCTCAAGTCGAGCAACAGCAATTGCTCAATAGCGAACGACAGGCAATGGTTGAGAAAATGGGGGATAAAGTTGCCGAACAGGTTTTTGAGATTGCAGAGGTTTTATCTCAACATCCTCATGGGGATTTTGCCTTGGCGTATTTAATGCGGAAGGTGGTTTCTTTGCAGGAGACTCAGAGACGCTAA
- a CDS encoding S66 peptidase family protein, whose protein sequence is MQSNPSELPLSINLPSPLKPRDRVTVVSPSGRLRELEAFERGLAIWKSRGYRVEMGNHWNACEGYLAGTDAQRHEALIQAWNDPNCQGILCARGGYGTTRLLESWNSHCPIAKSSKWIVGFSDITGLLWYLATLGISGIHGPLLTTLDREPEWSQQRLFDCIEGRPLAPLKGKGWGGGTARGILLPANLTVATYLLGTPAQPPLHGVILALEDVGEAPYRIDRMLTYWRALGAFQGIAGIALGRFSFCKGTPGHSSWTAQEVLRDRLGDLGIPIVGGLPFGHDGVNAALPVGQLAQLDGDRGILEMIYS, encoded by the coding sequence ATGCAATCGAACCCTTCTGAACTGCCATTATCAATAAATCTCCCTTCTCCTTTAAAACCGCGCGATCGCGTGACGGTTGTTTCCCCTAGTGGTAGATTGCGAGAATTGGAAGCCTTTGAGCGAGGTTTGGCAATTTGGAAATCGCGCGGTTATCGCGTTGAAATGGGAAACCATTGGAATGCTTGCGAAGGTTATCTCGCCGGAACAGACGCACAGCGCCACGAAGCCCTTATTCAAGCCTGGAATGACCCCAATTGTCAAGGGATTCTTTGTGCGAGAGGCGGATATGGGACAACAAGATTGCTCGAATCGTGGAATTCCCATTGTCCCATTGCGAAATCTTCTAAATGGATTGTGGGTTTTTCGGACATTACCGGATTGCTGTGGTATTTAGCAACGCTGGGAATTTCAGGCATTCATGGGCCTCTGCTCACAACCCTCGATCGCGAACCGGAATGGTCGCAACAACGGCTCTTTGACTGCATTGAAGGTCGTCCCCTCGCACCGTTGAAAGGGAAGGGATGGGGTGGGGGAACTGCTAGGGGAATCTTGCTTCCCGCAAATCTCACCGTCGCAACCTATCTCCTTGGAACCCCCGCTCAACCGCCTCTACACGGCGTTATTTTGGCGCTGGAAGATGTGGGAGAGGCTCCCTACCGGATCGACCGAATGCTAACCTACTGGCGCGCTCTGGGAGCTTTTCAAGGGATTGCAGGCATTGCGTTGGGACGATTTAGCTTTTGCAAGGGGACTCCGGGTCATTCGAGTTGGACGGCGCAAGAGGTGTTGCGCGATCGTCTCGGCGATTTAGGGATTCCGATTGTTGGGGGACTCCCTTTCGGTCATGATGGAGTTAACGCAGCTTTACCCGTCGGACAATTGGCGCAGTTGGATGGCGATCGCGGAATTTTGGAAATGATTTACTCCTAA
- the patD gene encoding heterocyst frequency control protein PatD, whose product MLPLLHCQRYENFVKALGQLKEHLITLSPESAMVREYFYRLQQVYQEQIATLDGEGIEPERVPRWQSVQTEIKRAFRLLQTEIMFLQASRQTATQQQRQETCLEEIERLQGYCHVLLKDE is encoded by the coding sequence ATGTTACCTTTATTACATTGTCAACGATATGAAAACTTTGTGAAAGCTTTAGGGCAATTGAAGGAGCATCTTATTACTCTTTCCCCTGAAAGCGCAATGGTTCGGGAGTACTTTTACCGATTGCAACAAGTTTACCAGGAGCAAATTGCGACATTGGACGGCGAAGGAATTGAACCGGAGAGGGTTCCTCGTTGGCAGTCGGTGCAAACGGAGATTAAGCGAGCGTTCCGGCTGTTGCAAACGGAGATTATGTTTTTACAAGCATCTCGACAGACGGCGACGCAGCAGCAGCGTCAAGAAACTTGTCTCGAAGAGATCGAGCGCTTGCAAGGTTACTGTCACGTTTTGTTGAAAGATGAGTGA
- a CDS encoding RelA/SpoT family protein codes for MTTASVASTHDTNFAVPQWLDECLIADRINSESPPEQDNSLLCRAFQFAYELHQDQYRKSGEPYIAHPVAVAGLLRDLGGDSAMVAAGFLHDVVEDTDITPEEIEERFGAEVRQLVEGVTKLSSFNFSSKTERQAENFRRMFLAMAKDIRVIVVKLADRLHNMRTLQHLKPEKQQRIAQETREIFAPLANRLGIWHFKWELEDLCFKYLEPEAYRQIQALIAERRIDREQRIEQVVEILRHRLRDMGINVWEMKGRPKHLYSIYQKMQRQNKGFEEIYDIAALRIITETNDACYRALAVVHDAFKPIPGRFKDYVGLPKPNRYQSLHTTVVGLTGRPLEVQIRTLEMHHIAEYGIAAHWIYKETGESKKVQLSPGDEKYTWLRQLLEWQNDLKDAQEYVESLKDNLFEDEVYVFTPNGDVLPLTRGATPVDFAYRIHTEVGNHMKGARVNGRWSVLDRPLNNGDIVEIITSKNSHPSPDWLNYTVTPSARNRIRQWYKRSRREENVARGRELLEKELGKNGFEALLKSEPMQVVAERCNYHCVEDLLAALGHGEVTLNHAVNRLRDAVKTLQPLEEVEPLSLDVESQQCQFSLRSSPPTAENDSPIAGVEGLLYYMAGCCNPLPGEPIIGTVTRSRGISIHRQGCPNVEIVEGARLVPVSWNIAESNGRAPTYLVNLQIEVLDRVGIFKDILARLSDQNINVCNAGVKTSSGKPALIDLGIQIRDRPQLEFISNQIRKMSDVLNLRRVSELNEGSV; via the coding sequence ATGACAACAGCCAGTGTTGCTTCAACCCACGACACCAATTTTGCCGTTCCTCAATGGCTCGACGAGTGTTTAATCGCAGACCGTATCAACAGCGAGTCTCCCCCAGAGCAAGACAATTCCCTTCTGTGCCGCGCCTTTCAATTTGCCTACGAACTTCATCAGGATCAATACCGCAAATCCGGAGAACCCTACATCGCTCATCCCGTCGCCGTTGCCGGGTTGCTGCGCGACCTCGGTGGTGACAGCGCGATGGTTGCGGCGGGTTTTCTCCACGACGTTGTAGAAGACACCGATATTACCCCAGAGGAAATTGAAGAACGGTTTGGCGCGGAAGTTCGGCAGTTAGTTGAAGGCGTAACCAAACTCTCCAGTTTCAATTTTTCCAGTAAAACCGAGCGTCAAGCGGAAAATTTTCGCCGAATGTTCCTGGCAATGGCAAAGGATATTCGGGTGATTGTGGTCAAACTGGCAGACCGCTTGCACAATATGCGAACCCTGCAACACCTCAAACCAGAAAAGCAACAGCGTATTGCCCAAGAAACTCGCGAAATTTTTGCTCCTCTCGCCAATCGACTGGGGATTTGGCATTTTAAGTGGGAATTAGAAGATTTATGCTTTAAATACCTCGAACCGGAGGCATACCGACAAATTCAAGCTTTAATTGCAGAGCGACGCATCGACCGCGAACAGCGCATCGAACAGGTCGTCGAAATCCTGCGCCATCGCCTGCGAGACATGGGGATCAATGTTTGGGAAATGAAAGGAAGACCCAAACACCTCTATAGCATCTATCAAAAAATGCAGCGCCAGAATAAAGGGTTTGAGGAAATTTATGATATCGCCGCACTGCGAATTATTACCGAAACCAATGATGCTTGTTACCGCGCGCTAGCAGTCGTCCACGATGCTTTCAAACCCATTCCCGGACGGTTTAAGGATTATGTTGGATTGCCCAAACCCAATCGCTATCAATCTTTGCATACAACGGTTGTGGGGTTAACAGGTCGTCCTTTAGAGGTGCAAATTCGCACGTTGGAAATGCACCACATTGCCGAGTACGGAATTGCCGCACACTGGATTTACAAAGAAACGGGGGAGTCAAAGAAGGTGCAGTTGAGTCCGGGGGATGAGAAGTACACCTGGTTGCGACAGTTACTCGAATGGCAAAACGATCTCAAAGATGCTCAAGAGTATGTTGAGAGTCTCAAGGATAATTTGTTTGAGGATGAGGTTTATGTTTTTACCCCCAATGGTGACGTTCTCCCCCTGACGCGGGGTGCAACGCCTGTCGATTTTGCCTATCGCATTCATACCGAAGTGGGAAATCATATGAAAGGCGCGCGGGTCAACGGACGATGGTCGGTGTTGGATCGCCCGTTGAATAATGGAGATATTGTCGAAATTATTACGAGTAAGAATAGCCATCCCAGTCCCGACTGGCTCAACTATACCGTTACGCCAAGCGCTCGCAACCGCATTCGCCAGTGGTACAAGCGATCGCGCCGAGAAGAAAATGTGGCGCGAGGACGAGAGTTATTGGAGAAAGAGTTGGGGAAAAATGGCTTTGAGGCGCTGCTCAAGTCGGAACCGATGCAAGTGGTTGCAGAACGGTGTAATTATCATTGCGTTGAGGATTTGCTAGCGGCGTTGGGACATGGAGAAGTCACCCTCAACCACGCGGTCAATCGCCTGCGAGACGCGGTGAAGACGCTGCAACCCCTCGAAGAAGTCGAACCGCTATCCCTCGATGTCGAGTCGCAACAATGCCAATTCTCCCTGCGCAGTTCGCCACCAACCGCAGAAAACGATTCGCCCATTGCTGGGGTGGAGGGGCTGCTGTACTATATGGCGGGGTGTTGCAATCCGCTACCGGGAGAACCGATTATTGGAACGGTCACGCGATCGCGCGGTATTTCCATTCACCGTCAAGGGTGTCCTAATGTGGAGATTGTTGAAGGCGCTCGTTTGGTTCCCGTGAGTTGGAACATCGCAGAGAGTAACGGACGCGCGCCAACCTATTTGGTCAATCTCCAAATTGAAGTCCTCGATCGCGTGGGAATCTTTAAAGATATTCTCGCCCGTTTGAGCGATCAAAATATTAATGTGTGCAATGCTGGGGTGAAAACTAGTAGTGGCAAACCCGCATTAATCGATTTAGGCATTCAAATCCGCGATCGCCCTCAACTCGAATTTATCTCCAACCAAATTCGCAAAATGAGCGATGTTCTCAATTTGCGTCGGGTGAGCGAGTTAAATGAAGGATCGGTTTAG